From one Streptomyces sp. Q6 genomic stretch:
- a CDS encoding ATP-binding cassette domain-containing protein — protein sequence MGPQARGGDQVTTPLVELASVSKYYGNIRALEDVSIEVHAGEITCVLGDNGAGKSTLIKIIAGLHQHDAGTFSIEGEEMRLSNPRDALNRGIATVYQDLAVVPLMPVWRNFFLGSEPTKGTGPFKRMDVELMRRTTHEELARMGIDLRDVDQPIGTLSGGERQCVAIARAVYFGAKVLVLDEPTAALGVKQSGVVLKYVAAARDAGLGVVLITHNPHHAYLVGDRFVLLKRGAMFGSHTRDGISLDELTRQMAGGSELDDLRHELERAPVPTHLGGHPTDAPK from the coding sequence GTGGGTCCGCAAGCGCGCGGAGGCGATCAAGTGACGACCCCCTTGGTGGAGCTGGCCTCGGTCAGCAAGTACTACGGCAACATCCGCGCTCTCGAGGACGTCTCGATCGAGGTCCACGCGGGCGAGATCACCTGCGTCCTCGGCGACAACGGCGCCGGCAAGTCGACCCTCATCAAGATCATCGCGGGTCTGCACCAGCACGACGCGGGCACCTTCTCGATCGAGGGCGAGGAGATGCGCCTCTCCAACCCCCGCGACGCCCTCAACCGCGGCATCGCCACGGTCTACCAGGACCTCGCCGTCGTCCCGCTGATGCCGGTCTGGCGCAACTTCTTCCTCGGCTCCGAGCCGACGAAGGGCACCGGCCCCTTCAAGCGCATGGACGTCGAGCTCATGCGCCGCACGACGCACGAGGAACTGGCCCGCATGGGCATCGACCTGCGCGACGTCGACCAGCCCATCGGCACGCTCTCCGGCGGCGAGCGCCAGTGCGTGGCCATCGCCCGCGCCGTCTACTTCGGCGCGAAGGTCCTCGTCCTCGACGAGCCGACGGCGGCACTCGGCGTCAAGCAGTCCGGCGTCGTCCTCAAGTACGTCGCGGCGGCGCGGGACGCGGGCCTCGGCGTGGTCCTCATCACTCACAACCCGCACCACGCGTACCTGGTGGGCGACCGTTTCGTCCTCCTCAAGCGCGGCGCGATGTTCGGCAGCCACACGCGGGACGGGATCTCGCTGGACGAGCTGACCCGGCAGATGGCCGGTGGCAGCGAGCTCGACGACCTCCGCCACGAACTGGAGCGCGCCCCGGTCCCCACGCACCTTGGGGGCCACCCGACGGACGCCCCCAAGTAG
- a CDS encoding ROK family glucokinase, with amino-acid sequence MSTYRDLAHRGSARATVLRTVGTRERRSHLTAPRVPTVGIDIGGTKVMAGVVDADGVILETLRTETPDKSKSPKVVEDTITELVLDLSDRHDVHAVGIGAAGWVDADRNRVLFAPHLSWRNEPLRDRLAGRLSVPVLVDNDANTAAWAEWRFGAGRGEDHLVMITLGTGIGGAILEDGQVKRGKFGVAGEFGHMQVVPGGHRCPCGNRGCWEQYSSGNALVREARELAAADSPVAYNIIERVKGNIPDITGPLITELAREGDAMCVELLQDIGQWLGVGIANLAAALDPSCFVIGGGVSAADDLLIGPARDAFKRHLTGRGYRPEARIARAQLGPEAGMVGAADLARLVARRFRRAKRRRVERYERYERYARTLGGADSGREQ; translated from the coding sequence ATGAGCACCTACCGCGACCTAGCCCACCGTGGCAGCGCCCGAGCCACGGTCCTGCGGACCGTCGGCACCCGGGAGCGCCGCTCGCACCTGACGGCCCCCCGCGTCCCCACCGTCGGGATCGACATCGGCGGCACCAAGGTGATGGCGGGTGTCGTCGACGCGGACGGCGTCATCCTGGAGACCCTGCGCACGGAGACGCCGGACAAGTCCAAGAGTCCGAAGGTCGTCGAGGACACCATCACGGAACTGGTGCTCGACCTCTCCGACCGCCACGACGTGCACGCCGTCGGCATCGGCGCGGCCGGCTGGGTCGACGCGGACCGCAACCGCGTCCTGTTCGCCCCGCACCTCTCCTGGCGCAACGAGCCGCTGCGCGACCGCCTCGCGGGCCGGCTCTCCGTCCCCGTCCTCGTCGACAACGACGCGAACACCGCCGCCTGGGCGGAGTGGCGCTTCGGCGCGGGCCGCGGCGAGGACCACCTGGTCATGATCACGCTCGGCACCGGCATCGGCGGCGCGATCCTGGAGGACGGCCAGGTCAAGCGCGGGAAGTTCGGCGTCGCGGGCGAGTTCGGCCACATGCAGGTCGTGCCCGGCGGACACCGCTGCCCGTGCGGCAACCGCGGCTGCTGGGAGCAGTACAGCTCCGGCAACGCCCTGGTCCGCGAGGCCCGCGAACTCGCCGCCGCCGACTCCCCGGTCGCGTACAACATCATCGAGCGGGTCAAGGGCAACATCCCCGACATCACCGGGCCCCTCATCACCGAGCTGGCCCGCGAGGGCGACGCCATGTGCGTCGAACTGCTCCAGGACATCGGCCAGTGGCTCGGTGTCGGCATCGCGAACCTCGCCGCCGCCCTCGACCCGTCCTGCTTCGTCATCGGCGGGGGCGTGAGCGCCGCCGACGACCTGCTCATCGGCCCCGCCCGTGACGCCTTCAAGCGCCACCTCACCGGCCGCGGCTACCGCCCCGAGGCCCGGATCGCCCGCGCCCAGCTCGGCCCCGAGGCCGGCATGGTCGGCGCGGCGGACCTGGCCCGGCTGGTCGCCCGCCGCTTCCGTCGTGCCAAGCGCCGCCGGGTGGAGCGCTACGAGCGGTACGAGCGCTACGCGCGCACCCTCGGCGGCGCCGACAGCGGCCGCGAGCAGTGA